In Populus alba chromosome 1, ASM523922v2, whole genome shotgun sequence, a single window of DNA contains:
- the LOC118036938 gene encoding uncharacterized protein, with protein sequence MVRTRQGARTDPSPVRGSDPSFHNESDPYWDPLADTFSHIPTAPVYSERDETVRLQDDSLSRQADVSMPEVSAKQGGDNIPPPVTPVAGSNPFLDPAFMEHIVRAVAAGMVAGASNTTPRSGGVVTIVQWVKGMREMGCMTYHGEEDAEVAGHWLRKVERVINQMQVPEELRVDCVTRLLVESAHSWRETIRERRSGEVLRWRDFHEEFEERYYSWEHRREKEQEFLDLRQGDLTVLEYERRFQDLSVFASTYLPTERHKVERFRDGLRQELRMILIAMQFQSVRELVRAAQGMERVIKDTPKLVGEQSQVMGAKRRDFELLTGRPPLSKKGKSGQSSGQFQRRGESFTPGGSLGGSRPISGREAWGGQSRQGVRTVGGSTEQKGPGYPFCQRCEQRHPGNCSEMPGRCYICKSEGHRWRECPHVGRGCYYCGDMSHRKKDCPRKTIEGVHSQRIEVQSQQQSVTVDRPIRSTQSGTSATRGRPRNQEGRTQGRVYHMTHEDVGAVPDVVAGTLQLDTIQVCALFDPGASHSFISYRIVNNLRMLSSNLSIGVTVSTPLGENIHIDDIYRGVKLYIGGLELRIDLMPLELYDFDVILGMDWLSKHKAQVDCFTKTVTIQGIGDKRVVFKGERKVIPSCVISVLVARKLLRKGCSAWLAHVRESGKGSIDLASIPVVREFRDVFPEELPGLPPIREIEVSIEIIPGVSPIAQSPYRMAPMELAELKVQLQELLDKGFIRPSNSSWGASVLFVKKKDGTLRLCIDYHQLNKVTVKNRYPLPRIDDLFDQLKGARVFSKIDLRSGYHQLRIKEQDIQKTALRTRYGHYEFSVMPFGLTNAPAMFMDLMNRVFRPYLDQYVVVFIDDILVYSNSHLEHEQHLRVVLHTLRENKLYAKLDKCEFWLKEVVFLGHVISAEGIIVDPRKVEAVLKWERPTNVTEIRSFLGLAGYYRRFIEGFSTIASPLTKLTRKEVRFVWSEECEASFRELKERLTSAPVLALPSGTEGFVVYSDASRRGLRCVLMQHSRVIAYASRQLKSHEVNYPVHNLELAAVVFALRVWRHYLYGTQVQIFTDHKSLKYLMSQKELNMRHRRWLELIKDYNCVIDYHSGRANVVADALSRKGKTMMNDMELKEQENIVELKKMGLQLSVGPEGSLLAQLKIRSVFRDKVLMAQQADGKAKEIKERVNKGIETSFQMLSDRLIAMGRRIYLHEDKILKDEILREAHESRFATHPGSTKMYRDLKEYYWWPNMKREIAEFVSNCGICQQVKIEHQKPAGELQSLSISEWKWEDISMNFVTGLLKGKKGNDAIWVVVDRLIKSALFFPMKMINSVDKLAKLYVNEVIRLHSVPVSIISDRDPRFTSRLWSSLQQAMGTKLNLSTAFHPQTDGQSERTIQTLEDLLRSSLYGRKCRTLICWEEVGERKLLGPEMVELTTDKVAPWKGIIRFGVKGKLAPRYIGPFEIKERIGPVAYRLELPLYLDKIHNVFHVSLLQKAKIDPSRVLPQVPMKIEGDLTMKTKPVQMLDRDEKLLRNKRVPLVRVLWRSSRIEEQTWERESKMKEKFLHLFSDIGT encoded by the exons ATGGTAAGAACAAGGCAAGGGGCCAGGACTGATCCATCCCCTGTTCGGGGAAGTGATCCGAGTTTTCATAATGAAAGTGATCCATATTGGGATCCCTTGGCAGACACCTTTTCTCATATACCTACTGCACCAGTGTACTCAGAAAGGGATGAGACAGTGAGACTCCAAGATGATTCGTTGTCCCGTCAGGCTGATGTATCCATGCCCGAGGTATCAGCCAAACAAGGGGGAGATAATATACCCCCACCAGTGACACCCGTAGCTGGATCAAACCCATTTTTAGATCCTGCTTTTATGGAACACATAGTGAGAGCTGTAGCAGCTGGAATGGTAGCGGGAGCCTCCAATACGACTCCTAGATCAGGGGGAGTAGTCACCATAGTGCAATGGGTGAAAGGTATGAGAGAGATGGGTTGTATGACTTACCATGGCGAAGAGGATGCTGAGGTTGCTGGGCATTGGCTAAGGAAAGTGGAAAGAGTTATAAACCAGATGCAGGTGCCAGAGGAACTACGAGTGGATTGTGTGACTCGACTGTTGGTTGAAAGTGCCCACTCTTGGCGGGAGACCATTAGAGAGAGGAGATCAGGGGAGGTATTAAGATGGAGGGATTTTCATGAAGAGTTTGAGGAGAGGTACTATTCTTGGGAGCATAGGAGGGAGAAAGAACAGGAGTTTTTGGATTTGAGACAGGGAGATTTGACGGTTCTGGAGTATGAGAGGAGATTTCAGGATTTATCAGTCTTTGCCTCCACCTACCTTCCCACGGAGCGCCACAAGGTAGAGAGGTTTCGTGATGGACTGAGGCAGGAACTGAGGATGATATTGATAGCCATGCAGTTTCAGTCTGTGCGGGAATTGGTACGGGCTGCTCAAGGTATGGAAAGGGTAATAAAGGATACCCCGAAGTTAGTGGGCGAGCAGAGTCAGGTAATGGGAGCTAAAAGGAGAGATTTTGAGCTTTTGACTGGGAGACCTCCTCTTTCAAAAAAGGGGAAGAGTGGGCAATCATCAGGACAGTTCCAGAGAAGAGGTGAGAGCTTCACCCCAGGAGGGAGCCTAGGAGGATCTAGACCGATCAGTGGAAGAGAAGCTTGGGGAGGACAGTCGAGACAGGGAGTTAGAACTGTTGGAGGGTCTACAGAGCAGAAGGGACCTGGATATCCATTTTGTCAGAGGTGTGAGCAGCGACACCCCGGAAATTGCTCTGAAATGCCGGGGAGATGTTATATTTGTAAAAGTGAAGGGCATCGATGGAGAGAGTGCCCGCATGTAGGCAGGGGCTGTTACTATTGTGGGGACATGAGTCACAGGAAGAAGGATTGTCCTCGTAAAACCATAGAGGGAGTCCATAGTCAGAGGATTGAGGTTCAGAGCCAGCAGCAATCAGTGACAGTTGATCGTCCTATCAGGTCTACTCAGTCAGGGACAAGTGCCACTCGTGGGAGGCCCAGAAATCAAGAGGGGAGGACTCAGGGTCGGGTATATCACATGACCCATGAGGATGTGGGAGCTGTACCtgatgtggtggcaggtactTTACAGTTAGATACAATACAAGTTTGTGCTTTATTTGATCCTGGAGCTAGTCATTCCTTTATATCTTATAGAATTGTGAATAACTTGCGTATGTTATCCAGTAACTTGAGTATAGGGGTGACGGTTAGTACGCCTCTGGGAGAGAATAtacatattgatgatatttatagaggggtaaaactatatattggaGGATTAGAGTTGAGGATAGATCTTATGCCGTTAGagttatatgattttgatgtgattctgGGCATGGATTGGCTAAGTAAACATAAGGCACAAGTGGATTGTTTTACCAAGACGGTGACAATCCAAGGAATAGGTGATAAAAGGGTAGTGTTTAAAGGGGAAAGAAAGGTAATTCCAAGCTGTGTAATTTCAGTCTTGGTTGCTAGAAAATTACTGAGGAAAGGTTGTTCTGCTTGGTTAGCCCATGTAAGAGAATCGGGGAAAGGTAGCATAGATTTGGCTAGTATTCCTGTTGTGAGGGAGTTTCGAGATGTATTTCCAGAAGAGCTGCCTGGATTACCTCCAAttagagaaattgaagtttCCATAGAAATTATTCCAGGAGTTTCTCCTATAGCCCAGTCTCCTTATAGGATGGCACCTATGGAATTAGCAGAACTAAAGGTCCAACTTCAGGAATTGTTAGATAAAGGCTTCATTCGGCCTAGTAACTCGTCATGGGGAGCTTCGGTACTGTTTGTAAAGAAAAAGGATGGCACCCTTCGTTTGTGCATTGATTATCATCAATTGAATAAAGTGACGGTGAAGAACAGATACCCACTTCCACGAATAGATGACTTGTTTGATCAGTTAAAGGGTGCTAGAGTGTTCTCTAAGATAGATCTAAGATCTGGATACCACCAGTTGAGAATCAAGGAACAAGACATACAAAAGACTGCCTTACGAACCCGTTATGGGCATTATGAGTTTTCAGTGATGCCTTTCGGGTTAACCAATGCTCCAGCcatgtttatggacttgatgaatcGGGTGTTTCGGCCTTACCTGGACCAATATGTGGTTGTATTTATCGATGATATTCTGGTATATTCCAACTCTCATTTAGAGCATGAACAACATCTAAGGGTTGTGCTACATACTTTaagggaaaataaattatatgcaaAACTGGATAAGTGTGAGTTCTGGCTCAAGGAAGTAGTATTTTTAGGCCATGTGATATCCGCAGAAGGAATAATTGTGGATCCAAGAAAGGTCGAGGCCGTGTTAAAATGGGAAAGACCTACCAATGTGACAGAAATCCGGAGTTTCTTGGGTCTTGCCGGATATTACCGAAGGTTTATTGAAGGATTCTCCACCATAGCATCACCTTTAACCAAGTTGACTCGCAAGGAAGTCAGGTTTGTTTGGTCGGAAGAGTGTGAAGCGAGCTTTCGAGAACTGAAGGAAAGGCTCACTTCTGCTCCTGTGCTGGCCCTTCCATCGGGGACAGAAGggtttgtggtatatagtgatgcctcaaGAAGGGGCTTGAGATGTGTATTGATGCAACACAGTCGAGTGATTGCTTATGCATCAAGACAGTTAAAGTCACATGAGGTGAATTACCCGGTTCATAACCTAGAACTTGCAGCGGTGGTGTTTGCTTTAAGAGTATGGAGACATTATTTGTATGGGACACAAGTCCAAATCTTTACCGACCATAAGAGTCTGAAGTATTTGATGTCACagaaggagttgaacatgcggcATAGAAGATGGTTAGAGTTAATAAAGGATTATAATTGTGTGATTGACTATCATTCTGGTAGGGCTAATGTAGTAGCCGATGCCTTAAGTAGGAAGGGAAAAACAATGATGAATGATATGGAGCTTAAGGAACAGGAAAACATAGTGGAGTTAAAGAAGATGGGCTTGCAGCTAAGTGTTGGGCCCGAGGGATCACTGTTAGCTCAATTAAAGATCCGATCTGTGTTTCGAGACAAGGTCTTAATGGCTCAACAGGCAGATGGAAAGGCAAAAGAGATTAAGGAGAGGGTAAACAAGGGTATTGAGACATCATTTCAAATGCTATCCGATAGGCTAATAGCTATGGGTAGACGAATCTATTTGCATGAGGATAagattttgaaggatgaaatattAAGAGAAGCTCATGAATCTCGATTTGCTACTCATCCGGGAAGCACAAAGATGTATAGGGATTTAAAGGAATACTACTGGTGGCCAAATATGAAGAGGGAAATAGCAGAATTTGTATCGAACTGTGGGATCTGTCAACAAGTAAAGATAGAACACCAGAAACCTGCAGGGGAATTACAGTCATTATCAATTTCAGAATGGAAATGGGAGGATATTTCTATGAATTTTGTGACGGGATTACTAAAGGGAAAGAAGGGGAATGATGCCATATGGGTGGTCGTGGATCGACTAATAAAATCCGCTTTGTTTTTTCCTATGAAGATGATTAATTCAGTGGATAAACTGgcaaaattatatgtaaatgaaGTAATCAGACTTCACAGCGTGCCAGTTTCAATTATATCGGATCGGGATCCAAGGTTCACATCGAGATTATGGTCTAGCTTACAACAGGCAATGGGGACAAAGTTGAATCTAAGCACAGCATTTCATCCTCAGACAGATGGCCAATCCGAAAGGACCATTCAAACTCTCGAGGATCTCCTGAGATCTT CATTGTATGGGAGGAAATGCCGTACCCTAATTTGTTGGGAGGAAGTAGGGGAAAGGAAGCTTTTAGGACCTGAAATGGTGGAACTGACAACCGACAAG GTGGCTCCTTGGAAAGGCATCATTCGATTTGGAGTAAAAGGGAAATTAGCCCCAAGGTATATTGGCCCTTTTGAGATTAAGGAAAGAATCGGTCCAGTTGCATATCGATTAGAATTACCTCTATATTTGGATAAGATTCATAACGTGTTCCATGTGTCATTGTTGCAAAAGGCCAAAATAGACCCCTCACGGGTATTGCCACAAGTTCCTATGAAGATCGAGGGGGATCTAACCATGAAAACTAAGCCAGTCCAGATGTTAGATCGAGATGAGAAGCTGTTGAGGAATAAGAGAGTTCCCTTAGTGAGAGTATTGTGGAGAAGCTCTCGAATAGAAGAACAAACATGGGAAAGAGAATCCAAGATGAAGGAGAAGTTTCTGCACTTATTCTCCGACATAGGTACGTAA
- the LOC118036944 gene encoding serine/threonine-protein kinase BLUS1 isoform X1 has translation MECVSEKRYPVNAKDYKLYEEIGEGVSATVYRALCIPFNQIVAIKVLDLEKCNNDLDGIRREVQTMSLIDHPNVLRAHGSFTAGYSLWVVMPYMAGGSCLHIMKSAYPEGFEEPVIATLLRETLKALVYIHEHGHIHRDVKAGNILIDSDGTVKLADFGVSACMFDTGDRQRSRNTFVGTPCWMAPEVMQQLHGYDFKADIWSFGITALELAHGHAPFSKYPPMKVLLMTLQNAPPGLDYERDKRFSKSFKEMVAACLVKDPKKRPTSEKLLKHHFFKNARSHDYLVRAILDGLSPLGERFKILKAKEADLLVQNKALYGDKEQISQQEYIRGISAWNFNLEDLKNQAARIQDYDCMSNAEDPDLSGKQMDGSNIVGSPADKLPPKTANHSISAPSQEDGFNDLHDLETSLPSFPIKPLQALKGCFDVGEEAVGATSPNWKVTSQTECEQQVLTELSSSAMDQESERNEGENSGRSSSLPRHVISEHKFILGGPLLPDNALSPKKVIGDENRDLLQPKYQSERNYSGTLLHRQKRDTNNLSSVEDTSEGAVVQRRGRFKVTSADLSPKGPTNCCFNPVGGGSACVTISNPAASSVLPSLQCILQQNTLQREEILKLIKYMEQTSGKLVESGEAATNDLLQISPTWTREKELQAQVIGLQQSVGSLFEELQRQKMKNVQLERQLNAFISKERE, from the exons ATGGAGTGTGTCTCGGAGAAAAGATATCCTGTCAATGCAAAAGATTACAAGTTATATGAAGAAATTGGTGAAGGTGTCAGCGCCACTGTGTATAGGGCTCTCTGCATTCCATTTAATCAGATAGTTGCTATTAAGGTTCTTGATCTGGAAAAGTGCAATAATGATCTG GATGGTATCCGGCGGGAGGTACAGACAATGAGCTTGATTGATCATCCGAATGTATTACGAGCACATGGCTCTTTCACTGCTGGCTATAGCCTTTGGGTTGTGATGCCATATATGGCTGGGGGTTCATGCCTTCATATAATGAAATCTGCTTACCCAGAAGGTTTTGAAGAGCCTGTCATTGCTACATTATTGCGCGAGACTCTCAAAGCTCTCGTTTATATTCATGAACATGGGCACATCCACAGGGATGTTAAG GCTGGCAACATTTTAATTGATTCTGATGGTACAGTGAAGTTAGCAGACTTTGGAGTGTCAGCATGCATGTTTGATACAGGAGATAGGCAACGCTCAAGAAATACTTTTGTTGGCACTCCTTGCTG gATGGCGCCTGAAGTTATGCAGCAATTGCATGGATATGACTTTAA AGCAGATATCTGGTCATTTGGGATAACGGCCCTTGAACTTGCTCATGGCCATGCTCCTTTTTCCAAGTATCCACCAATGAAA GTTTTGCTGATGACCTTACAAAATGCACCTCCAGGGCTTGACTATGAAAGAGACAAGAGATTTTCAAAG TCATTTAAAGAGATGGTAGCTGCTTGCTTAGTGAAGGATCCAAAGAAACGACCCACATCAGAAAAGCTTTTGAAgcaccatttttttaaaaatgcacgCTCTCATGACTATCTTGTTCGGGCCATTCTTGATGGTCTTTCTCCTTTAGGGGAACGGTTTAAGATACTGAAG GCAAAAGAGGCTGATCTTCTAGTGCAGAATAAGGCCCTGTATGGGGATAAAGAGCAAATATCACAG CAAGAGTACATAAGAGGAATCAGTGCTTGGAATTTCAACCTagaagatttaaaaaatcaagctgCCCGT ATTCAGGACTATGATTGCATGTCAAATGCAGAAGATCCAGATTTGAGTGGGAAACAAATGGACGGGAGCAACATTGTTGGGTCTCCTGCTGATAAGCTGCCTCCCAAAACTGCTAATCATTCAATTTCTGCTCCTAGTCAGGAG GATGGCTTCAACGATCTACATGATTTGGAGACTTCACTCCCTTCATTTCCTATTAAACCTCTTCAAGCACTTAA AGGTTGTTTTGATGTTGGTGAGGAGGCTGTGGGTGCAACTAGTCCAAATTGGAAGGTTACTTCCCAAACAGAATGTGAACAACAGGTTCTTACAGAGTTGTCATCGAGTGCCATGGACCAAGAAAGCGAAAGAAATGAGGGTGAGAATTCTGGGCGAAGTAGTTCTTTACCACGTCATGTCATTTCTGagcataaatttattttgggtGGTCCGTTATTACCAGATAATGCCCTTTCTCCAAAAAAGGTTATCGGCGATGAAAACAG GGATCTCCTGCAGCCAAAATACCAATCTGAGAGAAACTATAGTGGTACATTGTTGCATCGACAGAAGAGGGATACCAACAACCTTTCATCTG TGGAGGATACTTCAGAAGGAGCAGTTGTCCAACGCAGGGGACGATTTAAGGTCACTTCAGCTGATCTCAGCCCTAAG GGTCCTACGAACTGCTGTTTCAACCCGGTTGGTGGAGGTTCAGCTTGTGTAACAATATCAAACCCTGCAGCTTCCTCAGTTCTCCCATCATTGCAATGCATTCTGCAGCAGAACACCTTGCAAAGG GAGGAAATTCTTAAACTGATCAAGTACATGGAACAAACCTCAG GCAAGCTGGTGGAATCTGGTGAGGCAGCCACTAATGACCTTTTGCAG ATATCTCCTACTTGGACAAGAGAGAAGGAGCTGCAGGCTCAGGTTATTGGTCTACAACAAAG TGTTGGAAGCCTCTTTGAGGAATTGCAGAGACAGAAGATGAAAAATGTTCAG
- the LOC118036944 gene encoding serine/threonine-protein kinase BLUS1 isoform X2: protein MECVSEKRYPVNAKDYKLYEEIGEGVSATVYRALCIPFNQIVAIKVLDLEKCNNDLDGIRREVQTMSLIDHPNVLRAHGSFTAGYSLWVVMPYMAGGSCLHIMKSAYPEGFEEPVIATLLRETLKALVYIHEHGHIHRDVKAGNILIDSDGTVKLADFGVSACMFDTGDRQRSRNTFVGTPCWMAPEVMQQLHGYDFKADIWSFGITALELAHGHAPFSKYPPMKVLLMTLQNAPPGLDYERDKRFSKSFKEMVAACLVKDPKKRPTSEKLLKHHFFKNARSHDYLVRAILDGLSPLGERFKILKAKEADLLVQNKALYGDKEQISQQEYIRGISAWNFNLEDLKNQAARIQDYDCMSNAEDPDLSGKQMDGSNIVGSPADKLPPKTANHSISAPSQEDGFNDLHDLETSLPSFPIKPLQALKGCFDVGEEAVGATSPNWKVTSQTECEQQVLTELSSSAMDQESERNEDNALSPKKVIGDENRDLLQPKYQSERNYSGTLLHRQKRDTNNLSSVEDTSEGAVVQRRGRFKVTSADLSPKGPTNCCFNPVGGGSACVTISNPAASSVLPSLQCILQQNTLQREEILKLIKYMEQTSGKLVESGEAATNDLLQISPTWTREKELQAQVIGLQQSVGSLFEELQRQKMKNVQLERQLNAFISKERE from the exons ATGGAGTGTGTCTCGGAGAAAAGATATCCTGTCAATGCAAAAGATTACAAGTTATATGAAGAAATTGGTGAAGGTGTCAGCGCCACTGTGTATAGGGCTCTCTGCATTCCATTTAATCAGATAGTTGCTATTAAGGTTCTTGATCTGGAAAAGTGCAATAATGATCTG GATGGTATCCGGCGGGAGGTACAGACAATGAGCTTGATTGATCATCCGAATGTATTACGAGCACATGGCTCTTTCACTGCTGGCTATAGCCTTTGGGTTGTGATGCCATATATGGCTGGGGGTTCATGCCTTCATATAATGAAATCTGCTTACCCAGAAGGTTTTGAAGAGCCTGTCATTGCTACATTATTGCGCGAGACTCTCAAAGCTCTCGTTTATATTCATGAACATGGGCACATCCACAGGGATGTTAAG GCTGGCAACATTTTAATTGATTCTGATGGTACAGTGAAGTTAGCAGACTTTGGAGTGTCAGCATGCATGTTTGATACAGGAGATAGGCAACGCTCAAGAAATACTTTTGTTGGCACTCCTTGCTG gATGGCGCCTGAAGTTATGCAGCAATTGCATGGATATGACTTTAA AGCAGATATCTGGTCATTTGGGATAACGGCCCTTGAACTTGCTCATGGCCATGCTCCTTTTTCCAAGTATCCACCAATGAAA GTTTTGCTGATGACCTTACAAAATGCACCTCCAGGGCTTGACTATGAAAGAGACAAGAGATTTTCAAAG TCATTTAAAGAGATGGTAGCTGCTTGCTTAGTGAAGGATCCAAAGAAACGACCCACATCAGAAAAGCTTTTGAAgcaccatttttttaaaaatgcacgCTCTCATGACTATCTTGTTCGGGCCATTCTTGATGGTCTTTCTCCTTTAGGGGAACGGTTTAAGATACTGAAG GCAAAAGAGGCTGATCTTCTAGTGCAGAATAAGGCCCTGTATGGGGATAAAGAGCAAATATCACAG CAAGAGTACATAAGAGGAATCAGTGCTTGGAATTTCAACCTagaagatttaaaaaatcaagctgCCCGT ATTCAGGACTATGATTGCATGTCAAATGCAGAAGATCCAGATTTGAGTGGGAAACAAATGGACGGGAGCAACATTGTTGGGTCTCCTGCTGATAAGCTGCCTCCCAAAACTGCTAATCATTCAATTTCTGCTCCTAGTCAGGAG GATGGCTTCAACGATCTACATGATTTGGAGACTTCACTCCCTTCATTTCCTATTAAACCTCTTCAAGCACTTAA AGGTTGTTTTGATGTTGGTGAGGAGGCTGTGGGTGCAACTAGTCCAAATTGGAAGGTTACTTCCCAAACAGAATGTGAACAACAGGTTCTTACAGAGTTGTCATCGAGTGCCATGGACCAAGAAAGCGAAAGAAATGAGG ATAATGCCCTTTCTCCAAAAAAGGTTATCGGCGATGAAAACAG GGATCTCCTGCAGCCAAAATACCAATCTGAGAGAAACTATAGTGGTACATTGTTGCATCGACAGAAGAGGGATACCAACAACCTTTCATCTG TGGAGGATACTTCAGAAGGAGCAGTTGTCCAACGCAGGGGACGATTTAAGGTCACTTCAGCTGATCTCAGCCCTAAG GGTCCTACGAACTGCTGTTTCAACCCGGTTGGTGGAGGTTCAGCTTGTGTAACAATATCAAACCCTGCAGCTTCCTCAGTTCTCCCATCATTGCAATGCATTCTGCAGCAGAACACCTTGCAAAGG GAGGAAATTCTTAAACTGATCAAGTACATGGAACAAACCTCAG GCAAGCTGGTGGAATCTGGTGAGGCAGCCACTAATGACCTTTTGCAG ATATCTCCTACTTGGACAAGAGAGAAGGAGCTGCAGGCTCAGGTTATTGGTCTACAACAAAG TGTTGGAAGCCTCTTTGAGGAATTGCAGAGACAGAAGATGAAAAATGTTCAG